DNA from Acidobacteriota bacterium:
CGACCCGACCCAGGTGTCGGCGGTCACGTAATCGCCCCGGAAAAGGCTGTGCGCCCGGTCGTGGCTGAAGTGCGCACCCGCGCTCACCGAAACGGCCATGACTTCGTCCCCGCAGCGGTAGAACAGCGCCTCCCCGTCCGGGGACCAGAGCGGGCTGTTCCCCCCCTTTCTGGAGATCTGCGTACGGCCCGTATCGACGGCGGGGAAGGGGCACACCCAGACCTCCTCCGCGCCCGACGCGTCCGAGGTGTAGGCCAGCCACCGCCCGTCGGGGGACAGCCGGGGCTGCAGCTCGTTGTGCTTCTCCTGCAGCAGCGGTTTCCAGTCCGTGCCGCCCTGCAGGGACAGGGCGGCGATATCGAAGTTGGAGCTGCCGACCAGGTCCACCGTCACCAGGAGGGTCTTCCCGTCCCCGCTCCAGCACTCCGGCATCAGGGCCATGTTGCGCCGCGCGTAGAGCCCCGTCAGGTTTCCGGGGCCGTCGACCGCGATCCTGCCTATGGACATGTCCGATTCCATCTGGTGGTGGAAGGCGATCCACCGGCCGTCGGGGGCCCAGAGGGGCGAGATGTTGACGCTTTGATCGAAAGTGCGCGGGACCAGGGCCGCGCGGACCGGGTCCCAGATATGAATATTGTAGGCCGAAAGCGAGCCGGCGAGGCACAGGGCCACCCTGCTCCCGTCGGGCGATATCCTCGGGTTGGTGTAGGCGTCGGGGGGTGCGCCGAGCGGCTCCTCCCCGCCGTTTTGGTCGATCCAGTGAAGGGTGCGGCTGAACGAGGCCTTGCTCGAACTCCCGTGCATGTATACCAGCGTCCCCCCCGCTGCCAGGGCATAGTGGGGCGCGCCCCACTTGTGGGAAACGTCCTCCACCATGGAGACCTGACCGCCCTTGATTTCCAGGGTGTCGGCTTCGAACGGGACGGCGACAAGGTTCTTCTGAAACAGGTAAACGAGGTGGCCCGTCGGGCAATACCAGGCGTCGCTTCCGACGGCCAGGATCTTCCGCTCGCCCGAGACCAGCGATTGCGCGACGACAAGGTACCGGCCCGCGGCACTGCCGAGGGTGAAGATCACGTGCTTGCCGTCCGGCAGCAGGCGCGGGGAGAAGAAAGGCACCTCTTCCGACCGGATGAGGGTCTCGGGCTTCCCGCCCGCGGCCGGAATCCTCGTGATGCCCCGGGGGCCGGCATAGAGGATCGTGTCGTCCCCGTTCCAGCTCAGATAGGATACGGGCGCCTCGTCGGTCAGCGATACGGGCGTCCCCCCGTCGACCGGGATCTTCTTCAGGAGGCCGTCCGCTTCGGACCAGTAGCCGATCCACCGCCCATCGGGTGAAAAGAAGGGCTGCCGCGGGTTGGGCTCGACTCCCGGGACCAGTCGGGCGTCCGCCTCGTCCAGGCGGTGCAGGTAAATCCCGCCGGGCGTGCAATAGGCCATGAGCGCGCCGTCGGGCGATACCGCCAGCAGCGGCTGGGAGGTGTCGTAGGTGCCGAATTTCTGTTCCGCCGGGATCTCGTAGGTGAAACGCACGACCTCGCGCGGCTCCGGGGTCCGGATGCGCCAGACGGTGGTCCCGGTGATGAGGGCGGCAGCGGCTATGGCGGTGATCAGGGGGAGGGAGCGCAGGAGCGCCGTTATGGCCCCGGGGGGCGCGGGCCGGCGGGGGAGGAGGGGGCGCGGGCCGGACAGGATCCCCTCGATCTCGATCCGCGCGTCGGCGATGTCATGGAACCGGTTCCTGGGGTCCTTCTCGAGGCAGCGGCTCAGCACGTTGCTGTTTTCCGGGTGCAGCTTCACGGGCAGGGAGGAGAAGTCCGGCTCCCGGGTCAGCACCATGGCGATGGTGTCCGACAGGGTGTCTCCGGCAAACAGTCGTTTCCCGGAGAGCATTTCAAAGAGCACCACGCCGAAGGCCCAGATGTCCGCCCGTTTGTCGATCCCCTGGCCGCGCGCCTGTTCGGGCGCCATGTAGGCGGGCGTGCCCACGATCCATCCCTGGAGGGTGCTCCCCGGGCTCCTCGTGGAGGATTGCGAGCGGTCCACGTCGGTCTGCTCCGGGGGCATGGCCTTGGCCATCCCGAAATCGAGGACCTTCACCCTCCCGTTGGGCGTCACCTTGATATTGGCGGGCTTGAGGTCGCGGTGGATGATGCCCTTCGCATGCGCGGCCGCGAGGGCCTCGGCGATCTGCAGCGCCAGCTCCAGCGACTCCTCGACGGGGAGCGGCCCCTGGCTGATGGCGTCCGCCAGGGTTTCCCCCTCGACTAGTTCGAGTACGATAAAATGTATGCCCCCCCATTCCTCGAGCCCGTAGATGGCCGCGATATTGGGATTATTGAGGGCCGCGAGGGCCTTGGCCTCCTGCTCGAAGCGCGCGAGCCGGCCGGCGTCCTCCGCGAGCTCCGCCGGCAGCACCTTGATCGCCACGTCCCGCCCGAGCCGGAGGTCGGTGGCCCGGTACACCTCCCCCAT
Protein-coding regions in this window:
- a CDS encoding protein kinase → MIGKTLGHYAIVSLLGKGGMGEVYRATDLRLGRDVAIKVLPAELAEDAGRLARFEQEAKALAALNNPNIAAIYGLEEWGGIHFIVLELVEGETLADAISQGPLPVEESLELALQIAEALAAAHAKGIIHRDLKPANIKVTPNGRVKVLDFGMAKAMPPEQTDVDRSQSSTRSPGSTLQGWIVGTPAYMAPEQARGQGIDKRADIWAFGVVLFEMLSGKRLFAGDTLSDTIAMVLTREPDFSSLPVKLHPENSNVLSRCLEKDPRNRFHDIADARIEIEGILSGPRPLLPRRPAPPGAITALLRSLPLITAIAAAALITGTTVWRIRTPEPREVVRFTYEIPAEQKFGTYDTSQPLLAVSPDGALMAYCTPGGIYLHRLDEADARLVPGVEPNPRQPFFSPDGRWIGYWSEADGLLKKIPVDGGTPVSLTDEAPVSYLSWNGDDTILYAGPRGITRIPAAGGKPETLIRSEEVPFFSPRLLPDGKHVIFTLGSAAGRYLVVAQSLVSGERKILAVGSDAWYCPTGHLVYLFQKNLVAVPFEADTLEIKGGQVSMVEDVSHKWGAPHYALAAGGTLVYMHGSSSKASFSRTLHWIDQNGGEEPLGAPPDAYTNPRISPDGSRVALCLAGSLSAYNIHIWDPVRAALVPRTFDQSVNISPLWAPDGRWIAFHHQMESDMSIGRIAVDGPGNLTGLYARRNMALMPECWSGDGKTLLVTVDLVGSSNFDIAALSLQGGTDWKPLLQEKHNELQPRLSPDGRWLAYTSDASGAEEVWVCPFPAVDTGRTQISRKGGNSPLWSPDGEALFYRCGDEVMAVSVSAGAHFSHDRAHSLFRGDYVTADTWVGSLGLQAWDIHPRSRRFLMMKEAGPAATTPHKINIVLNWFEELKLKGQ